The following DNA comes from Caulobacter mirabilis.
CAAACCCAAGGAATCGGCCGATCTGCGCGACCTGAAGCGCGGCGGCCTGGCCAAGCTCGAAGTGCCTGCGACGCCGCGCCCGGCGCCGACGCAGAGCTTCCTGGGGCCGGACGGCAAGCCTATGACGGTGGCCGACCTGAAGGGCCAGGTGGTGGTGCTGAACCTGTGGGCCACCTGGTGCGCGCCCTGCAAGGTCGAGATGCCGACCCTGGCCGCCCTGCAGGCCGCCTACCAGACCCAGCCGGTCAAGGTCCTGGCCGTCAGCGTCGACCGCGACGTCGACCTGAACATCGCCAAATCGGACATGGCAAAGAACCCGCCGCTGCAGCTTTACCGCGACCCCGGCTACAAGCTGGCCTTCGCGCTGGAACCGCGCGCCGCCGGCTTCCCGACCACGATCGTCTACGACCGCCAGGGCCGCGAACGCGCCCGGGTGTCGGGCGAGGCCGACTGGAACAGCAAGGAAGCTCGCGAGCTGGTTGAGCGGCTGCTGAAGGAAGGCTGAGCCGCGCAACTGCCGGTTTTTGGTTGACCGCCGTTCTCTCGCGTGCGCACCGTTTCGCCCGCAATCGACGGACTTGGGCTAGCGTACACACCTACGCCACATTCCCAGACGACTGAGATTGTTACCGGGGGGCTTCGGCCCACACTGTGGAAGGCGATAGGGAGACGACCAGCATGCCCACCGGCACGGTCAAATGGTTCAACACCACCAAGGGCTACGGCTTCATCCAGCCCGACGACGGCGGCAAGGACGTGTTCGTCCACATCAGCGCCGTCGAGCGGGCCGGCCTGCGCAGCCTGAACGAAGGCCAGAAGGTCAGCTTCCAGCTGAAGGACGAACGCGGCAAGACCGCGGCCGTGGACCTCCAGGCGATCTAGTCTTATCGGAAGACCAAGGAGCGGGCGTCGATCCAGACCGGATCGGCGCCCGTTTCGATTCCCGCCCCTGGAGGCCGCCGTGGTCGACATCATCGCGCTCGAAGACGTTTCCGCCCGAGCCTGGCCTTCGCTGCATCGGGAGCGGCTGGGCGGCTGGCGGCTGTATGCTTCGACCGGACACACCGGGCGGGCCAACACCTGCTGGGTTCTGGGGGCGCCCGACCGGCCGCTGGACGACGCCTTCCGCGAGACTGAGGCCTGGTACGCGGCGCGCGGTCTGCCGTCGAAGTTCAAGACGGTGGACGGCGTGACGCCGCAGGGCTTTGAAGCGGAGCTTACGGGGCGGGGCTTCTCGCCGCGCACCGAGACGCTGGTCATGGTCGGGCCGGTCGGCGGAACCAGCGCGGGCGTTCTCCTTGGCGAGGAGCCCGACGAACCCTTCCAGGCGGTGCTGTTCGAGACCCTCTACCGCGACAAGGCCGACGCCGACGAGCGGCTGGACACCGCCCGGCGCATCCCGCGGCCCAAGCGGTTCGCGCGCATCGACGTCGACGGCGTCCCCGCCGCGGTCGGAGCCCTGGCCGTCGACGGCGACTGGGCGGGCGTCTCGCTGATGCGCACTTCGCCGAACCATCGCCGCCAGGGCCTGGCCGCGCGGATCGTCGCCGCGCTGCTGGCCGAGGCTGAGGCCGCCGGCGCCCGCCGCAGCTACCTGCAGGTCGAGGCGGACAACAGTGGCGCGGTGGCGCTGTACCAGGCCATGGGCTTCGCCGAGGCCTACAGCTACCGCTACTGGGCGCGTTGACGGCTAGCGGATGAGGCGAACCTCAACGCCCGCCGCGCCCGCTACGGAGGTCCAGGCGCGGTCGGCGGTCAAGGTAGGCCGGGCCAGCTTGGCGGCGAGCGCCAGGCAGGCTCGATCGCCGAACGAAAGACCCGCAAGTCGCGTCATCGGCGCGAGGAGGCCGGCAGCATAGGCCAGGTCCTCGTCGAACGGCGCGCGTTCGAGGGGCATGGGCGCCAGGAGCCGGTGGATGTCGTCCTCCGCGACGCCGTTTCGCGCCGCGTAAGCGATGACCTCGCTCAAGTTGACGGTGCAGATCACGGACTCGGCGAGTACGGCCTGGACGACTTCGGCGCCGGGCTCGTCGAGGATGAGCGCCAGCAGAGCCGAAGAGTCCAGGACCACGCCAGTCATTCGTCGCCGGCTTCGGCCCGCCGGTCAGCCAGGAAATCGTCAGTGCTGACGCCTCGACCGGCGAAGAGTTGTTTGGCGAGCGCCTGAGTGTCGGCCACCACCTCCGCGATCGAGCGCACCCGAATGGTCTGGCCGTCGAGCTCGATCACCACGTCGCCGCCCTGCTCAAGGCCGACGGCGCGCCGGAACTCGGCCGGCAGGCTGAGGCGTCCGGACTCGGTTACGCGGCCGCGAATGGCGTTCATGGCGCAACTCCTCGATGCGCCATGATATCACAGTGCGCCATGCGGCGCGATCTATGGCTACTGGGCGCGCTGAACCGGGGCGCGCTGGGCGATGACCACGCCGGCCAGGGTCATGAAGCCGCCGACGATCTGGATCGGGGTCAGGATCTCGCGGAACAGGATCCAGCCGACCACGGCGGCGACGACGGGCTGGGCCAGGACCACCACCGAGGCGATCGAGGCGGGCAGACGGCCCAGCGCCCAGGCGATCGAGCCCTGGCCGATCACATGCACGGCGGCCAGGCCGATACAGGCCCACCAGCCGCCCGGGCCGGCCGGAATGATGTCCTCGCCGAAGGCCAGGGCGACCAGCAGCAGGATCGGGGTGCTGACCAGGGTCGACCAGAACATGGCGCGGGAGGCGCCCGCCCCCTGGCGCGCCTTGCGCATGGCCAGGAAGTAGAAGGCGTACCAGACCGCCGTGAACAGCGAGAGCACGTCGCCCAGCGGCGCGTTGATCGCCTGGCCGTGGTCGGCCGTGAAGGCCATCACCGCGGCCCCGACGATGGCCAGGGCCAGGCCGGCGATGAAGATCTTGCCTGGCCGCTCGCGGAACAGGAACCAGGCGCAGACGGTCACGATGACCGGCGACAGGTTGGTCAGCACCGTGGCGTTGGCGACCGAGGTGAACTTCACGCCGTAGTGCCAGAACGACAGGTCGGCGGCGAAGAACAGGCCGGCCAGCAGCAGCATCCGCGACGGCGGCGTCTTCACGCCCTCGCCGTCGCGCAGGGCCATCAGCGCCAGGAAGGGCAGGGCCAGGAACAGCCGCCAGAAGCCGGCCGCCGCTGGTCCGGTCTCGGTCAGCCGCACGAAGATCGGCGCGAAGCCGATCGCGCAGGCGCCGAACACCAGCGCCGCCAGGGCGGGAAGGCGGGACTTGGTCGTGTCGTCGGTCATGAGAAGCCCAATTCGGCGCGGAGCGCTTGCGGCGAGACGCCCCGGCCGCGGAGGTCGCGCAGGGTCTCGGCCCGGTCGCGCTTGGCGAAACGGCGGCCCTCGGCGTCGGTCAGCAGGGGATGGTGGCGGTAGGTCGGGGTCGGCAGGTCGAGCAGCGCCTGCAGCAGCCGCTGGATGTGCGTCGCCTCGAACAGGTCGACGCCGCGGATCACATGGTCGATCCGCTGGAGGGCGTCGTCGACGACGACGGCCAGGTGGTAGGCGACGCCGACGTCCTTGCGCGCCAGCACCACGTCTCCGGCCAGGTCGGGACGGGCCTGGACGGATCCATGGCCGTCCTCGACGAAGGCCAGGCCGTCGAACCCGCCCAGCGCCTCGCGCGCGGCGTCCAGGGAGAGCCGCCAGGCGAAGCCCTTGCCCTCGGCGAGGAGGGCCTCCTCCTCTTCCGGCGGGAGGGGGTCGCCCCGGAACGGCTCTTCGGGGCCGTGCGGGGCGCTGGCGGCGGCTTCCACGATCTCCTTGCGGGTCTTGAAGCAGCGGTAGAGCAGGCCCCGGCCGCGCAGGCGGTCCAGCGCCGCCTCGTAGTCGATCATGTGTTCGGACTGGACCCGCGCTGGCCGCTCCCAGTCGAGGCCGAGCCAGGCGAGGTCCTCGAAGATCGCCTCGGTGAACTCCGGCCGGCAGCGGGTGCGGTCGATGTCCTCGATGCGCAGCACGAACCGCCCGCCGGCCGCGCGCGCGGCCTCGAACGCGGTGAGGGCCGAGAAGGCGTGGCCGCGGTGCAGGTAGCCGGTGGGCGAGGGCGCGAAACGCGTGGCGAAGGTCACGCGCCGCTTCTAGGCCGTTCGGAGCGCCGGTGGAACCGGGTCAGCAGCCCGGATGCGGATGTGGGAACATGCCCATGTGCGACAGCACCGCCCGCAGGAAGTTGTCCTCGCTGCCGAGCGCCTCGCGCAACGGATCGAACTGGTGGAAGGCGCTCATCTCGGCCAGGCCGTGGGCGGCGCACCAGGCGGCGATGGTGGCCAGCTCGACGTCCATTTCAGAGACTTCGGGACCGGCCGCCTTGCGGAAGGCGTCCTGCACCATGCAGTAGGCGCTGTCCTCGCCCTTCAGTCCCTCGGGCAGGGCGACCTTGTCCCGCGAGCAGTCGTACATCACCCGGTACAGGGCCGGATGCTTCTGGGCGAAGCGGACGTAGGCGACGCCGATCTCGGTCATGGCCTGGCGGTCGTCGACGGCGGCGGCGCGGGAGGCGCGCATCTCGTCGCCGAGCATGTCCCAGCCGACGTGGGCCACCGCGTCCAGCAGTTCGCCCTTGTCCTTGAAGTGGTGATAGGGCGCGGCCGGACTGACGCCGGCCTCGCGCGCCACGGCGCGCAGCGACAGGGCGCTGGGACCCTCGTTCTCGAGAATCCGGCGGGCGGCCTCGACCAGCGCGCGGCGCAGATCGCCGTGGTGGTAGGGGCGGTTGTCGGTGGGGGCGGCGTCTTTCATCGACCTCACTCTAAAACTTCATCCGAACGGTGTAAAGATTCATCTTGACGTCGTTCAGATCGGTGTTATTTAAACAGCGTCCAGATCGGACGGCCCCGCTCCCCCGGGGAAACAACTGGGGACCCGGTCTTCGGGTCCAAACTGAAGGATGTGTGTCATGTCGGTTTCTCGCCTCGTCGCTTTCGAACGTTTCTTCGACCGTTCGGCCGCCATCTACCTGCTGGTCCTGGGCGCCGCCCTGACCGGCGCCGTCGCCTTCGTGGGCGCGTAAGCAAGTTTCGCCCTCGATCCTACCGCTCGCGCCGCGTGGCGGGCGAGCGGACCCAGCCCAGACCCTGCCAGGGGCGCTTCGGCGCCCCTTTTCTTTGCGCGACGCCGCCCCGTTGCCGAAGGATTGACGCGCCTGTCGTGGAGCCGTCGCGGAAGCTGGTCTATCCTCTGAGTCGCGTTCGAGGGTGATTGGCGACCTTCGAGGATGCGTGGAAAGCGAGGTCGGTCTTCAGGTCGGTCGCGTATCTGATCGCTGAGAGAACCCGGGAGGGATCCGATGCTGGTGTCTAGCACGCCGCCGTCGGGTTGGCCGGCCCTGGTGCTGAACGCGGACTATCGTCCCCTCAGCTACTATCCCCTGTCGCTTTGGCCGTGGCAGGAAGTCATCAAGGCGGTCTTCCTGGACCGCGTCGATGTCATCTCCACCTATGACAAGGTGGTTCACAGTCCGTCGTTCGAGATGCGGCTGCCCAGCGTGGTCTCGCTGAAGTCCTACGTCTCGCAGGACCGACCGCCCGCCTTCACCCGGTTCAACCTGTTCCTGAGAGACGCCTTCGCCTGCCAGTACTGCGGCGACGGCGACGAGCTGACCTTCGACCACGTCATCCCGCGGTCGCGCGGCGGCCGGACGACCTGGGAGAACATCGTCACCGCCTGTGCGCCCTGCAATCTGGCCAAGGGCGGACGGACGCCGCGCGAGGCCCAGATGATCCCGTTCCGGCATCCGCGCCGCCCGACCATGCATGAGCTTCAGGACCATGGCCGGCGGTTCCCGCCCAACTACCTGCACGACAGCTGGCTCGACTACCTCTACTGGGACATCGAACTGGAGGCCTGAGACGGAGCCGTCTAGGGTCGCGCCGCGTCCGTGTCTTCGAGGTGATCGTGAAGCGTCTGAGTCTGTTCCTTCTCCTGTTCATCCTCGTGACGGGCGGCTGGGCGTCGACCGCTGCGGCGCAGGTCACCGTCACCTTCTACAGTCACGGCTGGGGTATCGGGCCGGGCGGAGTCACCTATTTCCCGCACGCCTTCATCAAGGTCGCCGGGACGCCGCTGGCGGGCGGCGAGGCCGTCGACCGCACGTTCGGCTTCACGGCCACCGACCTGACGACGGCGATGACCAACCGGCCGGGGATCGTGAAGCCCGCCGACCCGCGCTACATCGACGACAGCACGCCGCACTTCTCGGTCGTGGCGACCGACGAGCAGTACGCGGTCCTGCTGGAGAAGATCCGCTGGTGGATGACGCCGGAAGGGTCGGTCTATAATCTGAAGACCCGCAACTGCATCCATTTCGTGGCCGAGATGGCCGAGATCCTGGGGCTGAAGCCGGGCAATACGCGGACCTGGAAGCCGGTCGTGTTCATGACCGACACCGAGAAGAAGAATCCGGGCAAGCTGACGATCATCACGGCCGGGGCGAAGGCCAGGCCCGAGACCGCGCCGCCGCCGGAGGCCGCCGCCCTGCAGGAGAAGGGGCCGGACGGGAACTGAACGCTCGGGTCGCATGGCCGCGAAAATGTAAACTCACCTGCGATTTCAGGTTGAGCGGTCAACCGACTGGAAACCTGCCGCCGTTACCCTAGGGGCATGTCAGTCGTTCCGTTTGCTCCTCGTCCCGTCCCATCGTCCTCGGGCGTCCAGCGCCGGGGCGGCGTGCGTCATCGTTCGCTGCTGGCGGCCAAGCTGACCAACGCCGACGCGTCCGCCACCATCGACTGCACCATCCGCAATCTGTCCGAAGAGGGCGCGCAGATCGAAACCGCCTCGCTGCAGCTGCTGCCGCAGCCGGCGCCGTTGCGCCTGATGCAGATCAAGGACGGGGTGGCCTGGGACGTCGAGATCGCCTGGCGGCGCGGCAATCGCATGGGGCTGCGCCTGACCCGGCGCCACGACCTGCACGGCGCGGTCGAAGCGGATCTGCGTGCGCTGCGCGCGATCTGGAGCCAGATGGCGCTGCGCTAGGCCTAGATCTTTTCGCTGATCTTGATCGCCGCGCGGCAGCCGGCCTGGATCACGGCCGTCAGCAACGGATGGGCGGGCGCGTCTCGCGAGCCCTCTTCGATGGCGATGTCGCGGTGGGCCAGCTCCTCGTCGCGGAACTTGGTCAGCTCCGCCGCCAGGACGGGGTCGCGGTCGGCGATCTCCGCGATCTGGTCGGCGTAGTGCTTCTCGATCACCGTCTCGACCGCCTCGGTGCAGGCGTGAGCCGCCTTGTCGCCGAGCAGGGCGGTGCCGGCGCCCAGGGCGAAGCCGGCGGCGCGCCAGAGCGGCGCCATCAGGGTCGGGCGGACGCGATGCTGGTTCAGCAGTTCGTCGAAGCGGGCCAGATGGACGGCTTCGTGCCCTTCCATCTCCTCGAGCTGGGCGGCGGTGCGCTCATGGCCCTTGGCCTGGCCGAGCACGGCCCGCTGGCCGCGATAGATATGGACGGCGCCGAGCTCGCCGGCGTGGTCGACGCGGAGGATCTCGGCCAGGCGGGCGGCGGTCGCGCCGCGGCCGGGGCGCGCCGGCGTCGGGCGGCCGGTCATGCGTACTTCCTCCGGAAGGCCTGGAAGCTGAGCGCCGCCAGGGCCAGGGAGAAGAGGGCGTTCCAGCCCGCCATCGACAGGCCGGCGAAGACCCAGGCCGCCTTGTCGCAGGACGGGGCGCTGAACACCTCGCCCTTCAGCAGCGCGGCCATGCTCTCGGCGGTGACCGTGGCCGCGCCGCCGCCGCAGACGCTGGGGCCGGGCCACCACTTCCACTCCGCCCCGGCGTGATAGGCCGCCAGGCCGGCGCCGAAGAGGAAAACCAGCCCGAGGGCCAGGTTGAACCAGCGGCGGCTGTTCGCGCCCAGCTTCGTGCGCACCGCCAGCATGCCGACCAAGGCCACGGCCAGGGCGACCCAATAGACCTCGCGCTGCTTGAAGCAGAGATAGCAGGGGGCCAGGCCGCCGATGTGCTGGAACCCGTGGGCGATGGCCAGCATCGTCGCGGAGGCGATGAAGGCGGTCAGCCGCCAGCGGCGCAGGACGGGTTCGAGCAGTCGGTTCATGGTTATCCGCACACCGAGGTGGAAGAGCCCGATCCCAGATAGTGGCTGGCGACCAGTCCGGCCACGATAAGCGCGATCCCCAGCCCCGCGAAGAGGGCCAGCCGCTTCTCGACGACGGGGAGCATGGCCGGGCCGAACTTCTTCACCACCGCCGCCACCAGGAAGAAGCGCGCGCCGCGGGTGATCACCGAGGCGACGATGAACATCAGGAAGCTGAACTGGGCCAGGCCCGAGGCGATGGTGACCAGCTTGTACGGGATCGGGGTCAGGCCCTTGGCCAGGATCACCCAGGTCCCGTACTTGTCGTACCAGCACTGGAACTCGCCCAGACCCTCGGCGTGGCCGGTCAGGCTTAGCAGCCACATGGCCGCGTCCTGCAGGTAGAAGCCGATGGCGTAGCCGGCGATGCCGCCC
Coding sequences within:
- a CDS encoding cold-shock protein — protein: MPTGTVKWFNTTKGYGFIQPDDGGKDVFVHISAVERAGLRSLNEGQKVSFQLKDERGKTAAVDLQAI
- the gluQRS gene encoding tRNA glutamyl-Q(34) synthetase GluQRS, with translation MTFATRFAPSPTGYLHRGHAFSALTAFEAARAAGGRFVLRIEDIDRTRCRPEFTEAIFEDLAWLGLDWERPARVQSEHMIDYEAALDRLRGRGLLYRCFKTRKEIVEAAASAPHGPEEPFRGDPLPPEEEEALLAEGKGFAWRLSLDAAREALGGFDGLAFVEDGHGSVQARPDLAGDVVLARKDVGVAYHLAVVVDDALQRIDHVIRGVDLFEATHIQRLLQALLDLPTPTYRHHPLLTDAEGRRFAKRDRAETLRDLRGRGVSPQALRAELGFS
- a CDS encoding GNAT family N-acetyltransferase; the encoded protein is MVDIIALEDVSARAWPSLHRERLGGWRLYASTGHTGRANTCWVLGAPDRPLDDAFRETEAWYAARGLPSKFKTVDGVTPQGFEAELTGRGFSPRTETLVMVGPVGGTSAGVLLGEEPDEPFQAVLFETLYRDKADADERLDTARRIPRPKRFARIDVDGVPAAVGALAVDGDWAGVSLMRTSPNHRRQGLAARIVAALLAEAEAAGARRSYLQVEADNSGAVALYQAMGFAEAYSYRYWAR
- a CDS encoding AbrB/MazE/SpoVT family DNA-binding domain-containing protein; translation: MNAIRGRVTESGRLSLPAEFRRAVGLEQGGDVVIELDGQTIRVRSIAEVVADTQALAKQLFAGRGVSTDDFLADRRAEAGDE
- a CDS encoding HNH endonuclease, with the protein product MLVSSTPPSGWPALVLNADYRPLSYYPLSLWPWQEVIKAVFLDRVDVISTYDKVVHSPSFEMRLPSVVSLKSYVSQDRPPAFTRFNLFLRDAFACQYCGDGDELTFDHVIPRSRGGRTTWENIVTACAPCNLAKGGRTPREAQMIPFRHPRRPTMHELQDHGRRFPPNYLHDSWLDYLYWDIELEA
- a CDS encoding PIN domain-containing protein, encoding MTGVVLDSSALLALILDEPGAEVVQAVLAESVICTVNLSEVIAYAARNGVAEDDIHRLLAPMPLERAPFDEDLAYAAGLLAPMTRLAGLSFGDRACLALAAKLARPTLTADRAWTSVAGAAGVEVRLIR
- a CDS encoding demethoxyubiquinone hydroxylase family protein gives rise to the protein MTGRPTPARPGRGATAARLAEILRVDHAGELGAVHIYRGQRAVLGQAKGHERTAAQLEEMEGHEAVHLARFDELLNQHRVRPTLMAPLWRAAGFALGAGTALLGDKAAHACTEAVETVIEKHYADQIAEIADRDPVLAAELTKFRDEELAHRDIAIEEGSRDAPAHPLLTAVIQAGCRAAIKISEKI
- a CDS encoding DMT family transporter; this encodes MTDDTTKSRLPALAALVFGACAIGFAPIFVRLTETGPAAAGFWRLFLALPFLALMALRDGEGVKTPPSRMLLLAGLFFAADLSFWHYGVKFTSVANATVLTNLSPVIVTVCAWFLFRERPGKIFIAGLALAIVGAAVMAFTADHGQAINAPLGDVLSLFTAVWYAFYFLAMRKARQGAGASRAMFWSTLVSTPILLLVALAFGEDIIPAGPGGWWACIGLAAVHVIGQGSIAWALGRLPASIASVVVLAQPVVAAVVGWILFREILTPIQIVGGFMTLAGVVIAQRAPVQRAQ
- a CDS encoding TetR/AcrR family transcriptional regulator codes for the protein MKDAAPTDNRPYHHGDLRRALVEAARRILENEGPSALSLRAVAREAGVSPAAPYHHFKDKGELLDAVAHVGWDMLGDEMRASRAAAVDDRQAMTEIGVAYVRFAQKHPALYRVMYDCSRDKVALPEGLKGEDSAYCMVQDAFRKAAGPEVSEMDVELATIAAWCAAHGLAEMSAFHQFDPLREALGSEDNFLRAVLSHMGMFPHPHPGC
- a CDS encoding PilZ domain-containing protein; amino-acid sequence: MSVVPFAPRPVPSSSGVQRRGGVRHRSLLAAKLTNADASATIDCTIRNLSEEGAQIETASLQLLPQPAPLRLMQIKDGVAWDVEIAWRRGNRMGLRLTRRHDLHGAVEADLRALRAIWSQMALR
- a CDS encoding TlpA family protein disulfide reductase, which encodes MSEVQPAKPAPLLKWAIGCFALIGVAAVLYVMVSASFKPKESADLRDLKRGGLAKLEVPATPRPAPTQSFLGPDGKPMTVADLKGQVVVLNLWATWCAPCKVEMPTLAALQAAYQTQPVKVLAVSVDRDVDLNIAKSDMAKNPPLQLYRDPGYKLAFALEPRAAGFPTTIVYDRQGRERARVSGEADWNSKEARELVERLLKEG
- a CDS encoding disulfide bond formation protein B is translated as MNRLLEPVLRRWRLTAFIASATMLAIAHGFQHIGGLAPCYLCFKQREVYWVALAVALVGMLAVRTKLGANSRRWFNLALGLVFLFGAGLAAYHAGAEWKWWPGPSVCGGGAATVTAESMAALLKGEVFSAPSCDKAAWVFAGLSMAGWNALFSLALAALSFQAFRRKYA
- a CDS encoding YqaA family protein, which produces MLRRLYDWVMGLAASKHAPSSLFAVSFAESSFFPIPPDVMLAPMVLARPDRAWFYAGLCTLASVLGGIAGYAIGFYLQDAAMWLLSLTGHAEGLGEFQCWYDKYGTWVILAKGLTPIPYKLVTIASGLAQFSFLMFIVASVITRGARFFLVAAVVKKFGPAMLPVVEKRLALFAGLGIALIVAGLVASHYLGSGSSTSVCG